TCAAATTAATCCTCATTTTTTATTTAATGCATTAAATACTATTGTATCTATGACTCGAATTGATACAGAAATAGCGAGAAAACTTCTGATTAATTTAAGCAACTATCTAAGAGAAAATTTTAGAGATAAAGAGGATATGGTAGATATTGATAGTGAATTAAAACATATAAAGGCTTATTTAGAAATTGAAAAGGCAAGGTTTGGAGAAAGACTAAATGTTATTTATCAAATCAAGAGCAGTCACTTTAAAATTCCTCATCTTATACTTCAGCCTTTAGTAGAAAATGCAGTGAAGCATGGAATTTATCCTAAAAAAGGCAAAGGAACCATATATATTATTGTAGAGGAAAAGAAAAGTTATTATAGAATAAGGATAGAAGACAATGGAGTAGGATTTGATCTAAATTCTAAAGAAAATATGGATGGTGGAATTGCTATAAAAAATATAAATAAAAGATTAAAGTCTATCTATGGAGAAGAATATGGCTTAAAGATAGATAGCAAAAAAAATATAGGAACAAACATTTTAATTTATATTCCTAAAGGAGGTGATTCAAATTGAGTATCAGAGCTGTCATTATCGATGATGAATATTTATCGACTAAGGAATTAATTTTTCTTTTATCTAAAATTTCTTATATCGACGTTGTTGGCCAGGCGAATTGTGGAAAAGAAGGACTGGATTTAATTCGAACATTACAGCCGGATTTGGTATTTTTAGATATTGAAATGCCAGATATTACAGGAATGCAATTGAGTAAAGAAATTTTAAAATTAGGAATTCCATGTAAGATTATTTTTACCACTGCTTACGATCAATATGCAATAGAAGCTTTTGATGTAGATGCAGTTGATTATATTTTAAAACCTTATGAAGAGAAAAGAGTCATTAAGGCAGCCAAAAAGGCAAAAGGCATCATAGAAAATGAGAAATTTAAAACTAAAAAAGAATTTGCAAATTCTATTTCTTTAAACAAGCTGTCTATTCTTAAGGAAGATACTGTAAAATTGATTGATATAGAAGAGATTGTATTAATTTATGCAGAGGATAGAAATATCTATATCAAGACAGAAGAGAATATTTTTCAATCTCATTTTTCTTTACAAGAATTAGAGAATAAACTTGGTGATAAAGGATTTTTTAGAACACATCGAAGTTATCTAGTCAATTTGAACAAAATCAAGGAAGTGTCTCCTTGGTTTAATGGTTCCTATGTTGCAAAAGTAGAGGGATTTGATGGAGAGGTACCCATTAGTAGGAACAAGGTAAAATCTTTTAAAGAAATATTAGGAATTTAATTTTTCTCTCCATTCATTTCAAAAAACAGGCCATTCAGGTCTGTTTTTTGTTATTTCGTCTTGGATTTTATTATTTTTAAACAATTCATTATAAAATAAAAAGGAATAAAAGGTTTTAAAGTTAAAATTTAGAGAAGGAGGTTGCATGGTATGGTTACATTTATCATTGGACTTATTCTTTTATCCGTTGGTGGATATTTTTACGGAAAATTTTGTGAAAAGGTTTTCGGACCAGATGATAGAACCACGCCTGCTATTGAAAAAGCAGATGGAGTAGATTATGTAGGAATGAGTAAATGGAAAAATGCATTGATTGAACTTTTAAATATTGCTGGTACAGGTCCTATTCTTGGCCCTATTCAAGGAGTGTTATTTGGCCCTGTAGCTTTTATTACTATCCCTATTGGATGTGTTATTGCGGGAGCCATGCATGATTATTTTGTAGGAATGCTTTCTATGAGAAATGGTGGAGCTCAAATGCCTAAAATGGTTGGAAAATATTTAGGGAAAAAGACTTATAAGGTTTATAATATAGTGGTCTGGATATTGTTACTTTTAACCGGAACAGTTTTTATCTACACTCCTGGGGACTTAATCGTATCTGATATTCTTGGTCAAGATCCTACCTTTGGAAATCCTGTACTTTGGGCAGTATATATTGTAATTTTTGCATATTATTTAATTGCAACTCTATTTCCCATTGATAAGATTATAGGGAGAATCTATCCAGTTTTTGGTGCAATATTGATTTTATCTGCTGCAGGAATTTTTGGTGGAATTGTGTTGAATAGAGGAGTGAATTTAACCGAATTGTCTTTTTCTACTAATATATTTGGACAACATCCTAAAGAATTATCCTTTTTTCCAGTATTCTTTATTACTGTAGCCTGTGGGATCATGTCAGGATTTCATTCTACTCAATCAACTATGATTAGTAGAGCTGTTACCCATGAGAAAGAAGGCAGAACTACTTTTTACAATATGATGTTGGTAGAAGGATTTATTGCAATGGTATGGGCTGCTGGAGCTATGGTAATATTTAATTTAGGAACTCCTGTAGATACCAATGCTACTTTAATGGTAGGAGAAATTTCTAGACATTTTCTAGGATCTGTAGGAGCAATTTTTGCAATTCTTGGAGTAATTGTTCTTCCCATTACTTCTGGGGATACTGCTTTTCGTTCTTTAAGATTGATGATTGCAGAGACTTTTAATATTGACCAAACGGATGCCAAGAAAAGACTTGGGATTTCTTCTGGAATTTTTGTGGTAGCAGCAACAATCTTATTGTTTGCAAAATCTAGTCCCAATGGTTTTAACTTATTATGGAGATATTTTGGATTTACCAACCAATTAATTGCGGTATTTGCTTTAGCAATGATTTCTGTGTACTTAAGGGGAAAAGGAAAAAATTATCTTATTTCTTTGATCCCAGGGACTTTTTATTGTGCAGTGGTAGCAAGTTATATTCTTCATGAACCCATTGGTTTTGGATTAGAATCTAGAATTGGCTCTATTTTTGGAGTGAGTTCAAATAGCTACATTATTTCTTATATATTAGGAATTATTTGTGCAATTGTTTATGCTGGGGTAATTGCAAAAGTAGGAAAGCAAAGACAAATGAAAAATTTGGAAAATAAAAATTAAAATAAGTCGGTAAGTAAAAAAGCACCCTATTTAATAGGGTGCTTTTTTAAGCTTTCTATAGATTTTACTTGGGCTCCTTTTAGATCCATCTGTAGTTCTATTACATTCCAATGATGGGAAAGTGTATTTAGATATTTTTTGATAGAAGGTACAAAGTTTTGATTCTCTTGCTTTAAAATAGTCATAATGGTAGGACCTGCTCCGCTTAAAAAAGTACATAAGATGTCAAGATCTTTACATTTTTCTATAATTTCGTGATAGTGAGGGATGAGTTCTCCGCGATAGGGTTGGTGCAGTCGGTCTTGACAAGCATGTTTTAATAGATCATAATTCCCATTTAATAAAGCAGATATCAAGAGAGAGGCATGAGAAATATTAAAAATAGCATCTTCATAGGATATTTTTTTTGGCAATACTTCTCTTGCTTGTTGGGTAGATAAAGAAAAATCAGGAATTAAAGCACAGAATTTTAATTCTTTCGGAAGACAAAGTTTATTATAATAAACTTTGTCTTCTTCATAGAGGGATAAGACTATTCCGCCAAAAAGGGCAGGGGCAATATTATCAGGATGTCCTTCTATTTTATTAGCAATGCAGAGAAGTTCTTCTTTGCTCAGAGGATTTCCCGCAATTTCATTGGCAGCAAGAACGCCTCCTATAATACAGGTAGCACTGCTTCCCAAACCTCTAGACAATGGAATTTTACTTTCAATATGGATATTGTATCCTTTTGGAGGATAACCAATTACTTGAAAGCATTGTAACATAGATTGATAGATTAAATTTTTTTCATTGCAAAGTTCGAGGGGGCATCCTGAGATATTTAATCCCTCTTGGATTTCTTGTATGGTAAAGGTATTATAAATATTTAAAGCAATGCCCATACAGTCAAAACCTGGTCCCATATTTGCACTAGTTGCTGGTACGCTGATTTGAATCATGATAAACACCTACGCCTTCATAAAATCTTTTACCATTTCCTGCATTTGTTCCTTTGTA
This genomic window from Garciella nitratireducens DSM 15102 contains:
- a CDS encoding carbon starvation CstA family protein; its protein translation is MVTFIIGLILLSVGGYFYGKFCEKVFGPDDRTTPAIEKADGVDYVGMSKWKNALIELLNIAGTGPILGPIQGVLFGPVAFITIPIGCVIAGAMHDYFVGMLSMRNGGAQMPKMVGKYLGKKTYKVYNIVVWILLLLTGTVFIYTPGDLIVSDILGQDPTFGNPVLWAVYIVIFAYYLIATLFPIDKIIGRIYPVFGAILILSAAGIFGGIVLNRGVNLTELSFSTNIFGQHPKELSFFPVFFITVACGIMSGFHSTQSTMISRAVTHEKEGRTTFYNMMLVEGFIAMVWAAGAMVIFNLGTPVDTNATLMVGEISRHFLGSVGAIFAILGVIVLPITSGDTAFRSLRLMIAETFNIDQTDAKKRLGISSGIFVVAATILLFAKSSPNGFNLLWRYFGFTNQLIAVFALAMISVYLRGKGKNYLISLIPGTFYCAVVASYILHEPIGFGLESRIGSIFGVSSNSYIISYILGIICAIVYAGVIAKVGKQRQMKNLENKN
- a CDS encoding LytR/AlgR family response regulator transcription factor, giving the protein MSIRAVIIDDEYLSTKELIFLLSKISYIDVVGQANCGKEGLDLIRTLQPDLVFLDIEMPDITGMQLSKEILKLGIPCKIIFTTAYDQYAIEAFDVDAVDYILKPYEEKRVIKAAKKAKGIIENEKFKTKKEFANSISLNKLSILKEDTVKLIDIEEIVLIYAEDRNIYIKTEENIFQSHFSLQELENKLGDKGFFRTHRSYLVNLNKIKEVSPWFNGSYVAKVEGFDGEVPISRNKVKSFKEILGI
- the thrB gene encoding homoserine kinase, with the protein product MIQISVPATSANMGPGFDCMGIALNIYNTFTIQEIQEGLNISGCPLELCNEKNLIYQSMLQCFQVIGYPPKGYNIHIESKIPLSRGLGSSATCIIGGVLAANEIAGNPLSKEELLCIANKIEGHPDNIAPALFGGIVLSLYEEDKVYYNKLCLPKELKFCALIPDFSLSTQQAREVLPKKISYEDAIFNISHASLLISALLNGNYDLLKHACQDRLHQPYRGELIPHYHEIIEKCKDLDILCTFLSGAGPTIMTILKQENQNFVPSIKKYLNTLSHHWNVIELQMDLKGAQVKSIESLKKHPIK